The Sphaerospermopsis torques-reginae ITEP-024 genome has a window encoding:
- a CDS encoding transcriptional regulator, whose product MGKTLKEKLEQLSPERRQKIEEESKLLIAEEMARQQLRLALKLTQEQMSEVTVSQMENRTDLMLAILRKYITEMGGELRLVVEFPNHPPINILDISEIEELESKAS is encoded by the coding sequence ATGGGGAAAACTTTAAAGGAAAAATTAGAACAGTTATCACCAGAAAGACGACAAAAAATTGAAGAAGAATCTAAGTTGCTAATTGCTGAAGAAATGGCACGACAACAATTGAGATTAGCACTTAAACTCACTCAGGAACAAATGTCAGAAGTAACTGTTTCTCAAATGGAAAATCGTACTGATTTAATGCTTGCAATTTTGCGAAAGTATATTACTGAGATGGGTGGTGAGTTGCGTCTTGTTGTTGAATTTCCAAACCATCCACCTATTAATATATTAGATATCTCGGAAATTGAAGAATTGGAATCAAA